One stretch of Arachis hypogaea cultivar Tifrunner chromosome 20, arahy.Tifrunner.gnm2.J5K5, whole genome shotgun sequence DNA includes these proteins:
- the LOC112783225 gene encoding uncharacterized protein isoform X1 produces the protein MLQMRVSFSRIPTSNLLFLRPFAATPNLQPNQNDAVETVFCIINSTSSSSSPSNLRQSLKSSGVFLSNDLIDDVLKRARFSHANPSQTLEFFRYTGARKGFYHTPYSFDTMLHILGRNRMFDQVWELLIEAKKKDRSVITQRTMMIVLARIAKVCSVRKTVESFKRLKKFVVEFDTDCFNALLRTLCQEKSMTDARNVYHGLKHNFCANLQTFNILLSGWKTPEDAEGFFKEMREMGVKPDVVTYNCLVDVYCKGREMEKAYKLLDEMRGQDLSPDVITYTSIIGGLGLIGQPDKARDVLKEMKEYGCYPDVPAYNAAIRNFCIAKRLGDAYRLVDEMESKGLSPNATTYNLFFRVFFWSNDLQSSWNLYTKMMAAGCLPNTQSCLFLIKLFKRQEKVEMAMKLWGDMVEKGFGSYTLVSDLLFDLLCDMGKLEEAEKCFLEMVEKGHKPSHVSFKRIKVLMELAKRHEALQNLTQKMAMFGKPIKAG, from the coding sequence ATGTTGCAGATGCGTGTCTCGTTCAGCCGAATCCCAACCTCGAATTTATTGTTCTTACGCCCCTTCGCTGCCACGCCAAACCTACAGCCAAACCAGAATGATGCTGTTGAAACAGTTTTCTGCATAATCAACTccacctcctcttcctcttcccccTCAAACCTCAGGCAATCCCTCAAATCCAGTGGTGTTTTCCTTTCCAATGACCTCATTGATGATGTCCTCAAGAGGGCCCGATTTAGCCATGCTAACCCATCCCAGACCCTCGAGTTCTTCCGATACACCGGTGCAAGAAAAGGGTTCTACCACACCCCGTATTCATTTGACACCATGCTTCACATCCTTGGACGAAATCGTATGTTTGACCAAGTCTGGGAACTCTTAATCGAAGCGAAGAAGAAAGACCGATCGGTTATAACACAACGCACAATGATGATTGTTTTGGCCAGAATTGCCAAGGTCTGTTCTGTAAGGAAAACAGTTGAGTCTTTTAAAAGGCTCAAGAAGTTTGTGGTGGAGTTCGACACTGATTGTTTCAATGCATTGTTGAGAACACTCTGCCAAGAGAAGAGCATGACAGATGCTAGGAATGTATATCATGGTTTGAAGCACAATTTTTGCGCGAATTTGCAGACTTTTAACATACTCTTGTCTGGGTGGAAGACCCCTGAGGATGCAGAGGGGTTCTTTAAGGAGATGAGAGAAATGGGGGTGAAGCCCGATGTTGTTACCTACAATTGCTTGGTGGATGTGTACTGTAAGGGCAGGGAAATGGAGAAGGCTTATAAGTTGCTCGATGAAATGCGTGGCCAGGATTTGTCGCCGGATGTGATCACTTATACTAGTATTATTGGTGGCTTGGGGTTGATTGGTCAACCTGATAAGGCGAGGGATGTTTTGAAGGAAATGAAGGAGTATGGTTGTTACCCGGATGTTCCCGCATACAATGCTGCCATCAGAAATTTCTGCATTGCCAAGAGGCTTGGTGATGCATATCGTTTGGTGGATGAGATGGAGAGTAAAGGGTTGAGTCCGAATGCGACTACTTACAATTTGTTCTTCAGGGTATTTTTCTGGTCCAATGATTTGCAGAGCTCTTGGAACTTGTACACGAAGATGATGGCTGCAGGATGTCTTCCAAACACACAGTCTTGTTTGTTCTTGATAAAGCTGTTTAAGAGGCAGGAAAAGGTAGAAATGGCTATGAAGTTGTGGGGTGACATGGTGGAGAAGGGTTTTGGATCCTACACCTTGGTTTCTGATTTGCTCTTTGACTTGCTTTGTGATATGGGGAAGTTGGAAGAAGCAGAGAAGTGTTtcttggaaatggttgagaagggGCATAAGCCAAGCCATGTTTCTTTCAAGAGAATCAAGGTTCTCATGGAACTAGCTAAAAGGCATGAGGCTCTGCAGAACTTGACACAGAAAATGGCCATGTTTGGCAAACCAATTAAAGCTGGTTAA
- the LOC112783225 gene encoding uncharacterized protein isoform X2, whose protein sequence is MRVSFSRIPTSNLLFLRPFAATPNLQPNQNDAVETVFCIINSTSSSSSPSNLRQSLKSSGVFLSNDLIDDVLKRARFSHANPSQTLEFFRYTGARKGFYHTPYSFDTMLHILGRNRMFDQVWELLIEAKKKDRSVITQRTMMIVLARIAKVCSVRKTVESFKRLKKFVVEFDTDCFNALLRTLCQEKSMTDARNVYHGLKHNFCANLQTFNILLSGWKTPEDAEGFFKEMREMGVKPDVVTYNCLVDVYCKGREMEKAYKLLDEMRGQDLSPDVITYTSIIGGLGLIGQPDKARDVLKEMKEYGCYPDVPAYNAAIRNFCIAKRLGDAYRLVDEMESKGLSPNATTYNLFFRVFFWSNDLQSSWNLYTKMMAAGCLPNTQSCLFLIKLFKRQEKVEMAMKLWGDMVEKGFGSYTLVSDLLFDLLCDMGKLEEAEKCFLEMVEKGHKPSHVSFKRIKVLMELAKRHEALQNLTQKMAMFGKPIKAG, encoded by the coding sequence ATGCGTGTCTCGTTCAGCCGAATCCCAACCTCGAATTTATTGTTCTTACGCCCCTTCGCTGCCACGCCAAACCTACAGCCAAACCAGAATGATGCTGTTGAAACAGTTTTCTGCATAATCAACTccacctcctcttcctcttcccccTCAAACCTCAGGCAATCCCTCAAATCCAGTGGTGTTTTCCTTTCCAATGACCTCATTGATGATGTCCTCAAGAGGGCCCGATTTAGCCATGCTAACCCATCCCAGACCCTCGAGTTCTTCCGATACACCGGTGCAAGAAAAGGGTTCTACCACACCCCGTATTCATTTGACACCATGCTTCACATCCTTGGACGAAATCGTATGTTTGACCAAGTCTGGGAACTCTTAATCGAAGCGAAGAAGAAAGACCGATCGGTTATAACACAACGCACAATGATGATTGTTTTGGCCAGAATTGCCAAGGTCTGTTCTGTAAGGAAAACAGTTGAGTCTTTTAAAAGGCTCAAGAAGTTTGTGGTGGAGTTCGACACTGATTGTTTCAATGCATTGTTGAGAACACTCTGCCAAGAGAAGAGCATGACAGATGCTAGGAATGTATATCATGGTTTGAAGCACAATTTTTGCGCGAATTTGCAGACTTTTAACATACTCTTGTCTGGGTGGAAGACCCCTGAGGATGCAGAGGGGTTCTTTAAGGAGATGAGAGAAATGGGGGTGAAGCCCGATGTTGTTACCTACAATTGCTTGGTGGATGTGTACTGTAAGGGCAGGGAAATGGAGAAGGCTTATAAGTTGCTCGATGAAATGCGTGGCCAGGATTTGTCGCCGGATGTGATCACTTATACTAGTATTATTGGTGGCTTGGGGTTGATTGGTCAACCTGATAAGGCGAGGGATGTTTTGAAGGAAATGAAGGAGTATGGTTGTTACCCGGATGTTCCCGCATACAATGCTGCCATCAGAAATTTCTGCATTGCCAAGAGGCTTGGTGATGCATATCGTTTGGTGGATGAGATGGAGAGTAAAGGGTTGAGTCCGAATGCGACTACTTACAATTTGTTCTTCAGGGTATTTTTCTGGTCCAATGATTTGCAGAGCTCTTGGAACTTGTACACGAAGATGATGGCTGCAGGATGTCTTCCAAACACACAGTCTTGTTTGTTCTTGATAAAGCTGTTTAAGAGGCAGGAAAAGGTAGAAATGGCTATGAAGTTGTGGGGTGACATGGTGGAGAAGGGTTTTGGATCCTACACCTTGGTTTCTGATTTGCTCTTTGACTTGCTTTGTGATATGGGGAAGTTGGAAGAAGCAGAGAAGTGTTtcttggaaatggttgagaagggGCATAAGCCAAGCCATGTTTCTTTCAAGAGAATCAAGGTTCTCATGGAACTAGCTAAAAGGCATGAGGCTCTGCAGAACTTGACACAGAAAATGGCCATGTTTGGCAAACCAATTAAAGCTGGTTAA